From Jeotgalibacillus haloalkalitolerans:
TTTAAAACCCTCCTTTGATCAATAGTACTAACATTTCCTTCCACTGGTTTTTTTAAACAATAGATATCATGTAAACTGCTGTTCCCGGAAGACGGGGGATTTATCATTATATAAGAATATTTGGTAAATCTGCCTGTTTCCTCTAGAATAGAAATATCAACTGCGTAATAAAACAAAGGAGTTGAGTGTTCAGATGCATGATTCTAAAAGTTGTCCTGAATGCAATCATCCGTTAAAGCACGGGTATATTATTTCGTCGAGAAGAATTTCCTGGTCTGAATCAAGTGAAACAGTGTGGGCTGATGATGGAAGTGAAGTACTCATTAAGGATGCCTGGTTTAAACTTAAGAAAACTCCGGCATTAAAATGTGAAGCTTGTCATTTAGTGATGTTTAAACATAATTAAAAAGAGCATCGAATTGAATCGCAATTCGATGCTCTTTTCGTATAAAAGTTAGTGTAGATACGAAGCTTACGCGTACTGAATCATAAAGTACTTTTTCTTACCCCGGCGGATGATGGTGAATTCATTGTCGAGCCTGACTGAGGCATTGAGCTCGAAGCCAAGATCCTGGACTCTTTCCCCGTTAATGTAGACGGCACCGTTCGTTACGTCTTCACGTGCCTGACGTTTTGAGGATGAGATCTTTGCATCAACAAGCACGTCTACCAGGTTAATTGACTGCCCTTCTTCTACCTGGTGAGTCGGCACATCTTTAAATCCTTCGCGGATCTCTGCACAGCTGAGTGACTTCAGGTCACCGCTGAATAGTGCGGCTGTGATTCTCTTTGACTGATCAAGCGCTTCTTTGCCGTGGATCATTCCCGTCATTTCTTCAGCGAGTGCTTTTTGAGCAGCTCGCAGGTGCGGTTCTTCTTCAACGGCTTTCTCAAGTCCATCAATTGTTTCCTTATCAAGGAATGTAAAGAACTTCAGGTATTTTACGACATCTGCATCAGTTGTATTGATCCAGAACTGGTAAAATTCATAAGGTGATGTTTTTTCCGGATCAAGCCATACTGCGCCACCTTCTGTTTTACCAAACTTTGTACCATCTGCTTTTGTCACAAGCGGAATGGTCATCCCAAATGCTTTCGCTTCTTCATCATTCATTTTACGGATTAATTCAAGGCCCGTTGTAATATTCCCCCACTGGTCACTGCCACCGATCTGCAGTTTACAGTTGAACTCTTTGTATAAATGGTTGAAGTCCATCGCCTGAAGAATTGTGTATGTGAACTCAGTGTAGGAAATACCTGTTTCAAGACGTGAAGAAATTGTATCTTTTGCCAGCATGTAGTTGACACCAATATGTTTCCCATAGTCACGCAGGAATGTGATCATATCAATTTGACCGATCCAGTC
This genomic window contains:
- a CDS encoding PF20097 family protein; translated protein: MHDSKSCPECNHPLKHGYIISSRRISWSESSETVWADDGSEVLIKDAWFKLKKTPALKCEACHLVMFKHN
- the tyrS gene encoding tyrosine--tRNA ligase, encoding MDLLQDLQWRGIIYQQTDEAGMKELLEKESVSLYCGADPTADSLHIGHLLPFLTMKRFQEHGHRPVVLVGGATGQIGDPSGKKEERQLQTREQVEYNVEAIKKQLEKLYTAEGDNKAIMVNNLDWIGQIDMITFLRDYGKHIGVNYMLAKDTISSRLETGISYTEFTYTILQAMDFNHLYKEFNCKLQIGGSDQWGNITTGLELIRKMNDEEAKAFGMTIPLVTKADGTKFGKTEGGAVWLDPEKTSPYEFYQFWINTTDADVVKYLKFFTFLDKETIDGLEKAVEEEPHLRAAQKALAEEMTGMIHGKEALDQSKRITAALFSGDLKSLSCAEIREGFKDVPTHQVEEGQSINLVDVLVDAKISSSKRQAREDVTNGAVYINGERVQDLGFELNASVRLDNEFTIIRRGKKKYFMIQYA